From Halobacillus sp. Marseille-Q1614, the proteins below share one genomic window:
- the sufU gene encoding Fe-S cluster assembly sulfur transfer protein SufU — MSFNNLDTLYRQVIMDHYKNPRNRGTVDGDHLTVDMNNPTCGDRIQLQLQVNDGVVEDAKFDGEGCSISMSSASMMTQAIKGKSVDDALKMSEIFSDMMLGNEVEDDTLDLGDIEALQGVAKFPARIKCATLAWKAMEKGVDDEQNA, encoded by the coding sequence ATGTCTTTTAATAATTTAGATACGCTTTACCGTCAAGTTATTATGGACCATTACAAAAACCCTCGAAACAGAGGGACAGTAGATGGAGATCATCTGACAGTGGATATGAATAACCCCACTTGTGGTGATCGAATTCAATTGCAGCTTCAAGTCAATGATGGAGTAGTTGAAGATGCCAAATTCGATGGTGAAGGCTGTTCAATCAGTATGTCCTCCGCTTCTATGATGACCCAGGCTATTAAAGGAAAATCAGTCGATGATGCTTTGAAAATGTCTGAGATTTTCTCTGATATGATGTTGGGAAACGAAGTAGAAGATGATACCCTTGATCTAGGGGATATAGAAGCACTTCAAGGAGTCGCAAAGTTCCCGGCACGAATTAAATGTGCCACCTTAGCGTGGAAGGCAATGGAAAAAGGCGTAGATGATGAACAGAATGCATGA